The following coding sequences are from one Microbacterium wangchenii window:
- the kdpB gene encoding potassium-transporting ATPase subunit KdpB, which yields MSTTSLTSDPLSVPEPRRPSPRQKTPAPERRAFSAAQVAEALPGALRKLNPAAQWRNPVMFLVWVGAALTTLIAIAEPFLGGPDSSGGAEVPWGFTWGIAVWLWLTVFFANVAEAVAEGRGKAQAATLRQTRTTTTAHRVPGYDGTTDAAALAAELDEVPSGELRVGDVVVVTAGQLIPGDGDIVHGIATVDESAITGESAPVVRESGGDRSAVTGGTRVLSDRIVVRITSKPGETFVDRMIALVEGASRQRTPNEIALNILLASLSIVFVIVVLVMNPIASYAASPVSIPVLVALLVCLIPTTIGALLSAIGIAGMDRLVQRNVLAMSGRAVEAAGDVTTLLLDKTGTITYGNRRASEFVPMPGADARAVAEAASLSSLADPTPEGTSVVELAAAQGVVADMPADAIAVPFTAQTRMSGVDLPDGTQVRKGAASAVLAWLETETSGVAAQVRAHVSGEADAIAQSGGTPLVVAVLRPTPEGPQGEVLGVIHLKDIVKDGLRERFAELRAMGIRTVMITGDNPLTAKAIAAEAGVDDYLAEATPEDKLALIMREQEGGNLVAMTGDGTNDAPALAQADVGVAMNTGTSAAKEAGNMVDLDSDPTKLIDIVRIGKQLLITRGALTTFSLANDIAKYFAIIPAMFMGVFPGLAALNIMQLSSPASAVTSAIIFNAIVIIALIPLALRGVAYRAAGASSILSRNLLVYGIGGVLVPFLGIKLIDLVVSLIPGF from the coding sequence ATGTCCACCACCTCGCTCACCTCGGATCCCCTGTCCGTCCCGGAGCCCCGACGTCCGTCGCCGCGGCAGAAGACGCCTGCGCCCGAGCGGCGCGCCTTCAGCGCGGCCCAGGTCGCCGAGGCCCTCCCCGGAGCGCTGCGCAAGCTCAACCCGGCGGCGCAGTGGCGCAACCCGGTCATGTTCCTGGTGTGGGTCGGCGCGGCCCTCACGACCCTCATCGCGATCGCCGAGCCCTTCCTCGGCGGCCCCGACTCCTCGGGAGGCGCGGAGGTGCCGTGGGGATTCACGTGGGGCATCGCGGTGTGGCTGTGGCTGACGGTGTTCTTCGCCAACGTCGCCGAGGCCGTCGCCGAAGGACGCGGCAAGGCGCAGGCCGCCACCCTCCGCCAGACCCGCACCACCACCACGGCGCACCGCGTCCCCGGATACGACGGGACGACGGATGCGGCGGCCCTCGCCGCCGAGCTCGACGAGGTGCCCTCCGGCGAACTCCGCGTGGGCGACGTGGTGGTCGTGACGGCGGGGCAGCTCATCCCTGGCGACGGCGACATCGTCCACGGCATCGCGACAGTCGACGAATCCGCCATCACGGGCGAATCGGCGCCGGTGGTGCGCGAGTCCGGCGGTGACCGCAGCGCCGTCACCGGCGGGACGCGCGTCCTGTCGGACCGGATCGTGGTGAGGATCACGTCCAAGCCCGGGGAGACCTTCGTCGACCGGATGATCGCGCTCGTGGAGGGCGCCTCGCGTCAGCGGACGCCCAACGAGATCGCGCTGAACATCCTGCTGGCAAGCCTCTCGATCGTCTTCGTGATCGTCGTGTTGGTGATGAACCCGATCGCCTCCTACGCCGCATCCCCCGTGTCGATCCCGGTGCTCGTCGCGCTGCTGGTGTGCCTGATCCCCACCACGATCGGCGCGCTGCTGTCGGCCATCGGCATCGCCGGCATGGACCGGCTGGTCCAGCGCAATGTCCTGGCGATGTCCGGCCGCGCCGTCGAAGCCGCCGGCGACGTCACGACGCTGCTCCTGGACAAGACCGGCACCATCACCTACGGCAACCGGCGCGCGAGCGAGTTCGTGCCCATGCCGGGCGCGGACGCCCGGGCGGTGGCCGAGGCGGCGTCCCTGTCGTCGCTGGCGGATCCCACCCCGGAGGGCACCTCGGTGGTCGAGCTGGCCGCCGCCCAGGGAGTCGTGGCCGACATGCCGGCGGATGCGATCGCCGTGCCGTTCACGGCGCAGACGCGCATGAGCGGTGTCGACCTGCCCGACGGCACGCAGGTCCGAAAGGGCGCCGCATCCGCCGTGCTCGCGTGGCTGGAGACGGAGACCTCCGGCGTCGCCGCGCAGGTGCGTGCGCACGTGTCCGGCGAAGCCGACGCGATCGCGCAGTCGGGCGGAACGCCCCTCGTCGTCGCGGTCCTCCGCCCCACCCCGGAGGGACCGCAGGGCGAGGTGCTGGGGGTCATCCACCTCAAGGACATCGTCAAGGACGGCCTGCGCGAACGCTTCGCCGAACTGCGGGCGATGGGGATCCGCACCGTCATGATCACCGGCGACAACCCCCTCACCGCCAAGGCCATCGCCGCCGAGGCGGGGGTGGACGACTACCTCGCCGAGGCCACGCCGGAGGACAAGCTCGCCCTCATCATGCGCGAGCAGGAGGGCGGCAACCTCGTCGCGATGACCGGCGACGGCACGAATGACGCTCCCGCGCTGGCCCAGGCCGACGTCGGGGTCGCGATGAACACCGGCACGTCGGCGGCGAAGGAGGCCGGCAACATGGTCGACCTCGACTCCGACCCGACGAAGCTCATCGACATCGTCCGCATCGGCAAGCAGCTGCTGATCACCCGCGGTGCGCTCACGACGTTCTCGCTCGCCAACGACATCGCGAAGTACTTCGCGATCATCCCGGCGATGTTCATGGGCGTCTTCCCGGGCCTGGCGGCGCTGAACATCATGCAGCTGTCCTCGCCGGCGTCTGCGGTGACCAGCGCCATCATCTTCAACGCGATCGTGATCATCGCCCTGATCCCGCTCGCCCTGCGCGGCGTGGCCTACCGGGCGGCCGGAGCCTCGAGCATCCTCAGCCGCAATCTGCTCGTCTACGGGATCGGCGGCGTGCTCGTCCCCTTTCTCGGCATCAAGCTCATCGACCTCGTCGTGAGCCTCATCCCCGGCTTCTAG
- a CDS encoding ArsR/SmtB family transcription factor, with translation MVVDSELDDAAVDRIFRALADATRRDILRRTLVSEQTVSALAAEYDMSFAAVQKHVAVLETARLVIKRAEGRERLVSADPETIARARQLLSAYEWLWRSRIDRLDDLLREDPAS, from the coding sequence ATGGTTGTAGACAGTGAACTCGATGACGCGGCGGTGGACCGGATCTTCCGGGCCCTCGCCGACGCCACGCGGCGTGACATCCTGCGCCGCACCCTGGTCAGCGAGCAGACGGTGTCGGCGCTCGCCGCCGAGTACGACATGAGCTTCGCCGCCGTGCAGAAGCACGTCGCCGTGCTGGAAACGGCCCGGCTCGTGATCAAGCGGGCCGAAGGGAGGGAGCGGCTCGTGAGTGCCGACCCGGAGACGATCGCGCGCGCCCGTCAGCTGCTCAGTGCCTACGAGTGGCTGTGGCGATCGCGCATCGACCGCCTCGACGACCTGCTGCGGGAAGATCCCGCGTCCTGA
- the kdpA gene encoding potassium-transporting ATPase subunit KdpA — protein sequence MDAGTAWSLALTSATLILALALAYRPVGDYIASIYTGRKDLALERVTYRLIGVDPAGAQTWQAYLRSVLAFSAVGVLLVYGLLRLQQFLPYSLGMPAPGEALSFNTAVSFVTNTNWQSYSGEMTLGYTVQFAALAVQNFVSAAVGIAVAIALVRGFASRRGGVIGNFWVDLIRGTYRLLLPFSIVAAVVLLAGGVIQNVNGFTDAATVTGAAQSIPGGPVASQEAIKLLGTNGGGFFNVNSAHPFENPTPWTNLFQIFLMLVIPFAMPRAFGRIVGDNRQGYAILGVMAGIFVASTAILTALETAGAGAAPQLAGGSMEGKEVRFGIFGSTLFGSTSTLTSTGAVNSMHDSYTALGGMMPMINMMLGEIAPGGVGSGLYGMLVLAVIAVFVGGLLIGRTPEYLGKKIGPREIKLASLYILVTPTLVLAGTALSFAIPGVRADVESTSIWNPGVHGLSEVLYAFTSAANNNGSAFAGLTANTPWLNTALGVAMLLGRFLPIVFVLALAGSLAAQDKVPSTAGTLPTHRPQFAGLLAGVAVIVTALTYFPVLTLGPLAEGLA from the coding sequence ATGGACGCCGGCACAGCCTGGTCGCTCGCCCTCACCTCGGCGACCCTCATCCTCGCCCTCGCACTGGCCTACCGGCCCGTGGGCGACTACATCGCCTCCATCTACACCGGCAGGAAGGACCTCGCGCTCGAACGGGTGACCTACCGCCTGATCGGCGTCGATCCCGCCGGAGCCCAGACGTGGCAGGCCTACCTGCGCTCGGTACTGGCGTTCTCCGCCGTGGGCGTGCTGCTGGTGTACGGCCTTCTGCGGCTGCAGCAGTTCCTGCCCTACTCCCTCGGCATGCCCGCCCCCGGCGAGGCGCTGTCGTTCAACACCGCCGTCTCGTTCGTGACGAACACGAACTGGCAGTCGTATTCCGGCGAGATGACGCTGGGGTACACCGTCCAGTTCGCTGCGCTCGCCGTGCAGAACTTCGTCTCCGCCGCGGTGGGCATCGCCGTGGCGATCGCCCTCGTGCGCGGGTTCGCCTCGCGCCGCGGCGGCGTGATCGGCAACTTCTGGGTCGACCTCATCCGCGGCACGTACCGGCTGCTCCTGCCGTTCTCGATCGTCGCGGCGGTCGTGCTGCTGGCCGGCGGCGTCATCCAGAACGTCAACGGGTTCACCGACGCCGCCACCGTGACCGGCGCGGCGCAATCCATCCCCGGCGGCCCGGTCGCCTCGCAGGAGGCGATCAAGCTCCTCGGCACCAACGGGGGCGGGTTCTTCAACGTCAACTCCGCCCACCCGTTCGAGAACCCGACGCCGTGGACGAATCTCTTCCAGATCTTCCTCATGCTCGTCATCCCCTTCGCGATGCCGCGGGCCTTCGGCCGGATCGTCGGCGACAACCGCCAGGGCTACGCGATCCTCGGCGTCATGGCCGGCATCTTCGTCGCCTCCACCGCGATCCTCACGGCGCTGGAGACGGCGGGAGCGGGTGCCGCGCCGCAGCTGGCCGGCGGATCGATGGAGGGCAAGGAGGTGCGCTTCGGCATCTTCGGGTCGACGCTGTTCGGCAGCACGAGCACCCTCACCTCCACCGGGGCGGTCAACTCCATGCACGACAGCTACACGGCGCTGGGCGGCATGATGCCGATGATCAACATGATGCTGGGGGAGATCGCCCCCGGCGGCGTGGGATCGGGCCTGTACGGGATGCTGGTGCTCGCGGTCATCGCCGTCTTCGTCGGCGGACTCCTCATCGGCCGCACACCGGAGTACCTCGGCAAGAAGATCGGCCCGCGGGAGATCAAGCTGGCGAGCCTGTACATCCTCGTCACCCCGACGCTCGTGCTCGCCGGCACGGCGCTGAGCTTCGCGATCCCCGGCGTCCGGGCAGACGTCGAGTCGACGTCGATCTGGAATCCCGGCGTGCACGGGCTGAGCGAAGTGCTCTACGCGTTCACCTCCGCAGCGAACAACAACGGGTCGGCGTTCGCCGGCCTCACCGCGAACACCCCGTGGCTGAACACCGCCCTGGGCGTGGCGATGCTGCTGGGCCGGTTCCTGCCGATCGTGTTCGTCCTCGCGCTGGCCGGCTCTCTCGCGGCGCAGGACAAAGTGCCCTCCACCGCCGGCACCCTCCCCACCCACCGCCCGCAGTTCGCGGGCCTCCTGGCCGGTGTCGCCGTCATCGTCACCGCGCTCACCTACTTCCCGGTCCTGACCCTGGGACCCCTCGCCGAAGGACTCGCCTGA
- the purL gene encoding phosphoribosylformylglycinamidine synthase subunit PurL produces MTTPADNAAAAASAPVAPTAQADTAAARAAAQADTVDHALATPEKEQPYAALGLKPDEYARIREILGRRPTSGELAMYSVMWSEHCSYKSSKIYLRQFGDKVSDEMKTRLMVGMGQNAGVVDIGEGWAVTFKVESHNHPSYIEPFQGAATGVGGIVRDIISMGARPVAVMDQLRFGAIDHPDTARVVHGVTSGISFYGNCLGLPNIGGETVFDSVYQGNPLVNALAVGVLRHEDLKLANASGVGNKVVLFGARTGGDGIGGASILASDSFDSTGPTKRPAVQVGDPFAEKVLIECCLELYSGGLVEAIQDLGAAGISCATSELAANGGSGMKVELSHVLLRDPSLTPEEILMSESQERMMAIVAPDKLDAFLAVTARWDVETSVLGEVTGDGRLVIDWHGHEIVNVDPSTVAVDGPVYERPVAYPAWIDALREDSAAALPRESDPETLRSQFLQLLTSPNLADTSWITNQYDYYVLGNTALSFPDDAGMIRVDEESGLGFAIATDSNGRYCQLDPYEGAKLALAEAYRNVAVTGAAPAAVTDCLNFGSPENPEVMWQFSQAVAGLADGCLELGIPVTGGNVSFYNQTGDTPIHPTPVVGVLGIIDDVARRIPSGWQDPGENLYLLGVTSTELSGSQWAGTVHGHLGGRPPRVDLAQERRLAELLRAANDQSLISSAHDISSGGLGQALAEGVLRFGVGARVWLTEIMERDGVDASAALFSESTGRVIVSVPREEDVKFRGLCAGRDYPVLRIGVTDVPGDGSGAALEVQDVFTIPVSELRELSGGTLPAAFGPTVVEPAA; encoded by the coding sequence GTGACCACCCCCGCTGACAACGCCGCGGCCGCGGCATCCGCCCCCGTCGCCCCGACAGCTCAGGCTGATACCGCCGCCGCGAGAGCGGCAGCGCAGGCCGATACCGTCGATCACGCCCTCGCGACGCCGGAGAAGGAGCAGCCGTACGCGGCGCTGGGTCTCAAACCCGACGAGTACGCGCGGATCCGTGAGATCCTCGGGCGCCGCCCCACCTCCGGGGAACTGGCGATGTACTCCGTCATGTGGAGCGAGCACTGCTCCTACAAGTCGAGCAAGATCTACCTCCGCCAGTTCGGAGACAAGGTCTCCGACGAGATGAAGACCCGCCTCATGGTCGGCATGGGCCAGAACGCCGGCGTCGTCGACATCGGTGAAGGATGGGCCGTCACCTTCAAGGTCGAGTCGCACAACCACCCCAGCTACATCGAGCCCTTCCAGGGTGCCGCCACCGGCGTCGGCGGCATCGTCCGCGACATCATCTCGATGGGCGCGCGCCCGGTCGCCGTCATGGACCAGCTGCGCTTCGGAGCCATCGACCACCCCGACACGGCACGCGTCGTGCACGGGGTGACCAGCGGCATCTCCTTCTACGGCAACTGCCTGGGCCTGCCCAACATCGGCGGCGAGACCGTGTTCGACTCGGTCTACCAGGGCAACCCGCTCGTCAACGCCCTCGCGGTGGGCGTCCTCCGCCACGAAGACCTGAAGCTCGCCAACGCGTCGGGGGTCGGCAACAAGGTCGTGCTGTTCGGCGCCCGCACCGGCGGAGACGGCATCGGCGGAGCATCCATCCTCGCCTCCGACTCGTTCGACTCGACCGGCCCGACCAAGCGGCCGGCCGTGCAGGTGGGCGACCCGTTCGCCGAGAAGGTGCTCATCGAGTGCTGCCTCGAGCTGTACTCCGGCGGCCTCGTCGAGGCGATCCAGGACCTCGGCGCCGCCGGCATCTCGTGCGCCACGAGCGAGCTGGCCGCCAACGGCGGCAGCGGCATGAAGGTCGAACTGTCGCACGTGCTGCTGCGCGACCCCTCCCTCACGCCGGAGGAGATCCTCATGTCGGAGTCGCAGGAGCGGATGATGGCCATCGTCGCGCCCGACAAGCTCGACGCCTTCCTCGCCGTCACCGCCAGGTGGGATGTCGAGACCAGCGTGCTGGGTGAGGTCACCGGCGACGGACGCCTCGTGATCGACTGGCACGGGCACGAGATCGTCAACGTCGACCCGTCCACGGTCGCCGTCGACGGCCCCGTCTACGAGCGTCCGGTCGCCTATCCGGCCTGGATCGACGCGCTCCGCGAGGATTCCGCCGCCGCGCTCCCGCGCGAGAGCGACCCCGAGACCCTCCGCAGCCAGTTCCTGCAGCTGCTGACCAGCCCCAACCTGGCCGACACGTCCTGGATCACCAACCAGTACGACTACTACGTGCTCGGCAACACCGCGCTGTCGTTCCCCGATGACGCGGGCATGATCCGCGTCGACGAGGAATCCGGACTCGGGTTCGCGATCGCGACCGACAGCAACGGCCGGTACTGCCAGCTCGACCCGTACGAGGGCGCGAAGCTCGCCCTCGCCGAGGCGTACCGCAACGTCGCCGTCACCGGCGCGGCGCCTGCCGCCGTGACCGACTGCCTCAACTTCGGGAGCCCCGAGAACCCCGAAGTCATGTGGCAGTTCTCGCAGGCCGTCGCGGGCCTGGCCGACGGATGCCTCGAACTGGGCATCCCCGTCACCGGCGGCAACGTCTCGTTCTACAACCAGACCGGCGACACCCCGATCCACCCCACGCCGGTGGTGGGCGTTCTCGGCATCATCGACGACGTGGCCCGCCGCATCCCCAGCGGGTGGCAGGATCCGGGCGAGAACCTGTACCTCCTCGGCGTCACCTCGACCGAGCTGTCGGGCTCGCAGTGGGCCGGCACGGTGCACGGGCATCTCGGCGGGCGGCCCCCGCGGGTCGACCTGGCGCAGGAGCGCCGGCTCGCCGAACTGCTGCGTGCCGCGAACGACCAGTCGCTCATCTCCAGCGCGCACGACATCTCCTCCGGCGGCCTCGGACAGGCCCTCGCCGAGGGCGTGCTGCGCTTCGGCGTCGGCGCGCGCGTGTGGCTCACGGAGATCATGGAGCGCGACGGCGTGGATGCATCGGCCGCGCTGTTCTCCGAATCGACGGGCCGCGTGATCGTGAGCGTGCCGCGCGAGGAGGACGTGAAGTTCCGCGGCCTGTGCGCGGGCCGGGACTACCCGGTGCTGCGCATCGGCGTGACCGACGTCCCCGGCGACGGCAGCGGCGCGGCTCTGGAGGTCCAGGACGTCTTCACGATCCCCGTGTCCGAGCTGCGGGAGCTGTCGGGCGGCACCCTGCCCGCCGCCTTCGGCCCGACCGTCGTGGAACCGGCCGCCTAG
- a CDS encoding DUF1048 domain-containing protein encodes MAWYEKIIGDLGEKKRYLAYKARVKRLPEPYRQAAAALERYLLHLGPSDSGSSLVAMLDDLGDLLEQSAAAGTPIRDVVGSDPVSFAETFMENYGGGSWIRKERARLERAIEAAEHDDTA; translated from the coding sequence ATGGCCTGGTACGAGAAGATCATCGGCGATCTCGGCGAGAAGAAGCGCTACCTGGCGTACAAGGCGCGCGTGAAGCGCCTGCCCGAGCCGTACCGGCAGGCCGCCGCCGCGCTCGAGCGCTACCTGCTGCACCTCGGGCCCAGCGACAGCGGTTCGAGCCTCGTCGCGATGCTCGACGATCTCGGCGACCTGCTCGAGCAGAGCGCGGCGGCCGGAACGCCGATCCGCGACGTCGTCGGAAGCGACCCGGTCTCCTTCGCCGAGACGTTCATGGAGAACTACGGCGGCGGCAGCTGGATCCGCAAGGAGCGGGCACGCCTCGAACGCGCGATCGAGGCTGCCGAACACGACGACACCGCCTGA
- the kdpC gene encoding potassium-transporting ATPase subunit KdpC, with protein sequence MTTARTSLRTTGVAVRAMLVLTAVLGVGYVLLITAVGQLALPHQANGSLVRDGDGVVVGSELIGQGWTDAEGAPLPEYFQSRPSAAGDGYDGAASSGSNLGPENDDLVAAIEERRSAIADGDGVAPGDIPADAVTASGSGLDPDISAEYAALQADRVAAARGIPTGEVQELVRAHVQQRDLGFLGEERVNVLELNRALDALQD encoded by the coding sequence ATGACCACCGCACGCACCTCCCTGCGCACCACCGGCGTCGCCGTCCGCGCGATGCTCGTCCTCACCGCCGTCCTCGGCGTCGGCTACGTGCTCCTCATCACCGCTGTCGGGCAGCTCGCCCTTCCGCATCAGGCCAACGGCTCGCTCGTGCGCGACGGCGACGGCGTCGTGGTCGGATCCGAGCTGATCGGGCAGGGGTGGACGGATGCCGAGGGCGCCCCCCTTCCGGAGTACTTCCAGTCCCGCCCCTCCGCCGCCGGGGACGGGTACGACGGCGCTGCCTCGAGCGGCTCGAACCTCGGTCCCGAGAACGACGACCTCGTCGCCGCGATCGAGGAGCGACGCTCCGCGATCGCGGACGGCGACGGCGTCGCACCGGGAGACATCCCCGCCGACGCGGTGACGGCGTCGGGGTCGGGCCTGGACCCCGACATCAGCGCCGAGTACGCCGCGCTGCAGGCCGACCGCGTCGCCGCGGCCCGCGGCATCCCCACCGGCGAGGTTCAGGAGCTCGTCCGCGCGCACGTGCAGCAGCGCGACCTGGGCTTCCTCGGCGAGGAGCGCGTGAACGTGCTGGAGCTGAACCGGGCGCTGGACGCGCTGCAGGACTGA
- a CDS encoding SRPBCC family protein, whose translation MPVTSVTTDPEALTMTLVADFPVGPERLWKAFSDPRQLERFWGPPGYPATFDAFDLTPGGVATYAMIGPRGDVARGRWEFLSIDPTDGFEVLDAFADESGAPSADMPTSRMRFQIAPTDSGSRLTILTHFPSSEALEQLAAMGMVEGAAMAMGQLDAVLRDLGEYAAGRGTELEVLDDTHVRITRVIQGPRELVWRAHHEPELLRKWMLGPDGWTMPVAEVDPSVGGHYRYEWEPAPGQPGERFGFEGETLLSDPPRRAVTTERMIGMPGEGTVNDMTLYEEDGVTLLTVLIEYPDKETRDMILATGMVDGMESSYARLESLVLA comes from the coding sequence ATGCCCGTCACATCCGTCACCACCGACCCCGAGGCCCTCACGATGACCCTCGTCGCCGACTTCCCGGTCGGCCCCGAGCGTTTGTGGAAGGCCTTCTCGGATCCCCGCCAGCTCGAGCGCTTCTGGGGGCCTCCTGGATATCCTGCGACCTTCGACGCGTTCGACCTGACTCCGGGCGGTGTCGCCACGTACGCGATGATCGGTCCGCGCGGCGACGTCGCGCGCGGGCGATGGGAGTTCCTCTCGATCGATCCCACCGATGGGTTCGAAGTGCTCGACGCCTTCGCCGACGAATCGGGTGCCCCCTCCGCCGACATGCCCACTTCGCGCATGCGGTTCCAGATCGCACCGACCGACAGCGGGTCACGTCTGACGATCCTGACGCACTTCCCCTCGTCCGAGGCGCTCGAGCAGCTGGCGGCGATGGGCATGGTCGAGGGTGCGGCCATGGCGATGGGCCAGCTGGACGCCGTGCTGCGCGACCTCGGCGAATACGCCGCCGGGCGGGGCACCGAGCTCGAGGTGCTCGACGACACCCACGTCCGCATCACGCGCGTCATCCAAGGGCCGCGCGAGCTCGTGTGGCGCGCGCACCACGAACCGGAACTGCTGCGGAAGTGGATGCTCGGACCCGACGGCTGGACGATGCCCGTGGCCGAGGTCGACCCGAGCGTCGGCGGGCACTACCGGTACGAGTGGGAGCCCGCACCCGGCCAGCCGGGGGAGCGGTTCGGCTTCGAGGGCGAGACGCTGCTGTCGGATCCGCCCCGGCGCGCCGTCACCACCGAGCGCATGATCGGGATGCCCGGCGAGGGCACCGTCAACGACATGACGCTCTACGAAGAGGACGGTGTCACGCTGCTCACGGTGCTCATCGAGTACCCCGACAAGGAGACGCGCGACATGATCCTGGCCACCGGCATGGTCGACGGCATGGAATCCAGCTACGCCCGGCTGGAGTCGCTCGTCCTGGCCTGA
- a CDS encoding ABC transporter ATP-binding protein, translating to MTTAIRVRDLEKTFADVSVLRGVDLDVARGSIFALLGSNGAGKTTIVKILSTLLSADAGSAVVDGHDVFADPRGVRESISLTGQFAAVDEVLTGRENLVLVAQLRHQPDPGGIADDLLARFRLVEAGGRKAATYSGGMRRRLDIAMSLMGAPSVIFLDEPTTGLDPEARIEVWHAVRELAAGGTTVLLTTQYLDEAEQLADRIAILHEGRIIADGTLAQLKALLPPATVEYVEKQPTLEEIFLAITGGRSHPTSPGASAADAASTADE from the coding sequence ATGACCACCGCCATCCGCGTCCGCGACCTCGAGAAGACCTTCGCCGACGTATCCGTCCTCCGGGGCGTCGACCTCGACGTCGCCCGGGGCAGCATCTTCGCGCTGCTCGGCTCCAACGGCGCCGGTAAGACCACCATCGTGAAGATCCTCTCCACGCTGCTCTCCGCCGACGCCGGATCGGCCGTCGTCGACGGGCACGACGTGTTCGCCGATCCCCGCGGCGTCCGAGAATCGATCAGCCTCACGGGGCAGTTCGCCGCCGTCGACGAGGTGCTCACAGGGCGAGAGAACCTCGTGCTCGTGGCGCAGCTGCGCCACCAGCCGGATCCCGGCGGCATCGCCGACGACCTGCTCGCGCGCTTCCGTCTGGTCGAGGCGGGCGGACGGAAGGCGGCGACCTACTCCGGCGGCATGCGCCGCCGGCTCGACATCGCGATGAGTCTCATGGGGGCGCCGTCGGTCATCTTCCTGGATGAGCCGACCACGGGCCTTGATCCGGAGGCCCGCATCGAGGTGTGGCACGCCGTGCGCGAGCTCGCCGCCGGCGGCACGACCGTGCTGCTGACCACGCAGTACCTCGACGAGGCGGAGCAACTGGCCGACCGCATCGCGATCCTCCACGAGGGCCGCATCATCGCCGACGGCACCCTCGCCCAGCTGAAGGCGCTGCTTCCCCCGGCGACGGTCGAGTACGTCGAGAAGCAGCCCACGCTCGAGGAGATCTTCCTCGCCATCACCGGCGGCAGGAGCCACCCCACCTCCCCCGGCGCATCCGCCGCCGACGCCGCATCCACCGCAGACGAGTAA
- a CDS encoding ABC transporter permease gives MTTHFFGDTAVLTGRSLRHILRSPDTIITTAVTPIALMLLFVYVFGGAINSGSQSYIDYMLPGILLITVASGIAYTAYRLFLDMQGGIFERFQSMPIARSAVLWGHVLTSLVANTISLVLVVGVALLLGFRSGAGVLEWLAVTGMLVLFTLALTWVAVIAGLSAKTVDGASAFSYPLIFLPFISSAFVPTDTMPGPVRWFADNQPVTSIVNSMRALFTQQPVGSDIWIALAWCLGILLVAFALAMRLYRRRTH, from the coding sequence ATGACCACCCACTTCTTCGGCGACACCGCCGTCCTCACCGGGCGTTCACTGCGTCACATCCTGCGCAGCCCCGACACGATCATCACCACCGCGGTGACCCCCATCGCGCTAATGCTGCTCTTCGTCTACGTCTTCGGCGGGGCGATCAATTCCGGCTCGCAGTCCTACATCGACTACATGCTCCCCGGCATCCTCCTGATCACCGTCGCATCCGGCATCGCCTACACGGCATACCGGCTGTTCCTCGACATGCAGGGCGGGATCTTCGAGCGCTTCCAGTCGATGCCCATCGCACGCTCGGCCGTGCTGTGGGGGCACGTGCTGACCTCCCTGGTGGCGAACACGATCTCGCTCGTGCTCGTCGTGGGCGTCGCTCTGCTGCTGGGGTTCCGATCCGGCGCCGGCGTGCTGGAGTGGCTCGCCGTCACCGGGATGCTCGTCCTGTTCACCCTGGCGCTGACGTGGGTCGCGGTGATCGCGGGGCTGTCGGCGAAGACGGTGGACGGGGCCAGCGCGTTCTCGTACCCGCTGATCTTCCTGCCGTTCATCAGTTCCGCGTTCGTGCCGACCGACACGATGCCGGGCCCCGTCCGCTGGTTCGCGGACAACCAGCCCGTCACCTCGATCGTGAACTCCATGCGCGCCCTGTTCACGCAGCAGCCGGTCGGCTCGGACATCTGGATCGCCCTGGCGTGGTGCCTCGGCATCCTCCTCGTGGCCTTCGCCCTCGCGATGCGCCTGTACCGCCGCCGGACCCACTGA
- a CDS encoding PadR family transcriptional regulator, which produces MGKQDTEMLKGVLEGIVLAVLARRPAYGYEITAGLRERGFADIAEGTIYALLVRIEQRGLVDVEKVPSEKGPPRKVYTLNTAGREKLAEFWTTWSFLAERLKQLRTEGE; this is translated from the coding sequence ATGGGCAAGCAGGACACGGAGATGCTCAAGGGCGTCCTGGAGGGGATCGTGCTCGCGGTCCTCGCGCGGCGCCCCGCATACGGGTACGAGATCACGGCGGGGCTGCGCGAACGCGGCTTCGCCGACATCGCCGAGGGCACGATCTACGCGCTCCTCGTGCGCATCGAGCAGCGCGGACTGGTCGACGTGGAGAAGGTGCCCTCCGAGAAGGGCCCGCCGCGCAAGGTCTACACGCTGAACACCGCAGGGCGGGAAAAGCTCGCCGAATTCTGGACCACCTGGAGCTTCCTCGCCGAACGGCTGAAGCAGCTCCGCACGGAAGGAGAGTGA
- the kdpF gene encoding K(+)-transporting ATPase subunit F produces MIVFSLLATVLAVAAVVYLVVALVRPERF; encoded by the coding sequence ATGATCGTCTTCTCGCTGCTGGCCACCGTCCTCGCCGTCGCCGCCGTGGTGTACCTCGTGGTCGCCCTCGTGCGCCCGGAGAGGTTCTGA